A section of the Oenanthe melanoleuca isolate GR-GAL-2019-014 chromosome 6, OMel1.0, whole genome shotgun sequence genome encodes:
- the OPN4 gene encoding melanopsin, translating to MDLPLRAPTKMTVQDVPRAFPTVDVPDHAHYTIGVVILIVGITGTLGNFMVFYVFCRSRSLQTPANILIINLAISDFLMSITQSPVFFTSSLYKHWIFGEKGCELYAFCGALFGITSMITLMVIALDRYFVITKPLASVGVTSKKKALIILVGVWLYSLAWSLPPFFGWSAYVPEGLLTSCSWDYMTFTPSVRAYTMLLFCFVFFIPLIAIIYSYVSIFEAIKKANKSIQTFGGKRGNKEFQKQYQRMKNEWKMAKIALIVIFFFVISWSPYSVVALVAFAGYSHVLTPFMNSIPAVIAKASVIHNPIIYAITHPKYRRAIATYVPCLGPLLRISPKDSRSFSSYHSSRRTTVTSQSSETSGLQKGKRRLSSLSDSESGCTETEPDTPSMFSRLARRQISYETDKDTTQTSDIRAKLTSQDSGNCGKTAVDADDILMVELNITEYMATPTQTSKTCSLEEIKRSESLNSIGQRKGESHQGPSSAQIPSITVTYSSVQGVELPSRYNSGFLYPKSRSHKQNKMSSS from the exons ATGGATCTGCCTCTCAGAGCTCCAACA AAGATGACAGTGCAAGATGTTCCTCGTGCCTTTCCCACAGTGGATGTCCCAGATCATGCCCATTATACAATTGGAGTTGTCATTCTTATAGTGGGGATTACAGGAACTCTGGGTAATTTCATGGTCTTCTATGTTTTCTGCAG GAGCAGAAGCCTTCAGACTCCAGCCAACATACTCATCATCAATCTAGCTATTAGTGACTTCCTGATGTCTATTACACAGTCTCCAGTTTTTTTCACCAGCAGCCTCTACAAACATTGGATTTTTGGTGAGAAAG GCTGTGAGCTGTATGCCTTCTGCGGAGCTCTTTTTGGCATTACATCTATGATCACTTTGATGGTGATTGCCTTGGACAGATATTTTGTCATCACTAAACCTCTGGCTTCTGTTGGAGTGACGTCAAAGAAGAAGGCCCTAATAATCCTGGTAGGAGTCTGGCTGTACTCTTTGGCTTGGAGTCTCCCACCCTTCTTTGGATGGA GTGCCTATGTTCCTGAGGGTTTGCTGACTTCCTGTTCCTGGGACTACATGACTTTCACACCATCAGTCCGTGCCTACACgatgctgcttttctgctttgtctttttcatTCCTTTGATTGCTATCATATACAGCTATGTCTCTATCTTTGAGGCTATCAAGAAGGCCAACAA GTCTATTCAGACATTTGGAGGCAAACGTGGAAATAAAGAGTTCCAAAAACAGTATCAGAGGATGAAAAATGAGTGGAAGATGGCCAAAATTGCACTCATCgtcatctttttttttgtcatttcctgGTCACCATACTCTGTTGTTGCTCTGGTAGCTTTTGCTGG GTATTCCCATGTCCTAACACCTTTCATGAACTCCATACCAGCTGTGATTGCCAAAGCTTCTGTCATCCATAACCCCATCATTTATGCCATCACTCACCCCAAATACAG AAGAGCCATTGCAACATATGTTCCTTGCCTTGGACCCCTATTGAGAATTTCTCCTAAAGACTCACGGTCCTTCAGCAGTTACCACTCCTCCAGACGAACGACCGTAACCAGCCAGTCTTCTGAGACAAGTgggctgcagaaaggaaaaaggagactGTCTTCTCTCTCTGACAGTGAATCA GGCTGTACTGAAACAGAACCTGATACTCCCAGTATGTTCTCCAGACTTGCCAGAAGACAAATTTCCTATGAAACGGATAAAGACACAACTCAGACTAGTGACATAAGAGCCAAACTGACAAGCCAGGATTCTGGGAATTGTGGGAAG acaGCTGTAGATGCTGATGACATATTGATGGTGGAATTGAATATCACAGAGTACATGGCTACACCTACT CAAACATCTAAAACATGCAGCTTGGAGGAAATCAAG AGAAGTGAGAGCCTGAACAGTATTGGACAAAGAAAAGGAGAGTCTCACCAGGGACCATCTTCAGCCCAGATACCCAGTATTACGGTAACATACAGCAGTGTCCAAGGAGTAGAGCTGCCTTCTAGATACAACTCTGGTTTCCTGTACCCTAAATCAAGAAGTCACAAGCAGAACAAGATGTCCAGCAGTTGA